GGTAGAAGAGGACTTTTCTAGGCTTTATTAGCTTTTTTGGCAACAGTTTCGTCGAAATAACTCTGCCAAGCCTTTTTCATCCTGTTGTTGATTACATTATGTTCTGCCCAAGTGCCTGTAAATTAAAGGGAATACATTCAAGCTTCCGAGAGGTTCGGCTACACAGCTACATCTAATTCAAAAGCAGACAGTATTGtgctttcattaaaaaaaagtagacTAGGTTTTTAAATACTCTAGACTAATACAATAATGTAGAAATTTAAAGcaaccaagaaaaaaaaaattagcaaggaaattgattatacatgtattatgaatgcTTGTTAGAACACAATGTCTATAAGCAGTATATTCTTAAAATGCTTATATTgagattttgattaaaaaaaaaaaagacagttgatttttaaaaattttcaagttaATTTCAAAAACTAAATTGTATGAATAGATTTATAAAGTATAGTAATTACTGTCTGGGTACATGCACTACAAAattgtacaatgtactttaattcAAACACTATTTAGAATATTGAAAGTAGTTTCTTGAGTATGATTAGATATATATCTCCTTAGCTATTAAATatgatgtattatattttttacataacaatattttaaaaattaaaaattaagttataaTAAGATGTAAGAAACTTATTACTTGTTCCCATGCAAGATAAGTCactcaattttaaaatgttcttaCTCAATATCATCTGCAAAATTAAGTTATTGTGAAAACTtcaaaattaatctataaattaacatttttaaggGTCCTCCACACCTTTGAAAAAGTTTTGCATACAATCCCAAACTCTTAATTTCTTAGGGATAAGGATTTTAAGCATGTGTTTAACTTGAAAATGACGACAGAACGAAAAGGTTCAATTTTGGGGGAAAAATAAACTTGcctaaaaatttattgtttacttaTAAAAGCAAAAGCCCCTGCTTTATTCAAACTTGGGACCTGCATATCGGTAGATTAAAGCTCAACCCATTGCGCTACAGAAACAGACACCCATGTTTGGGGATATAAAGTTTTACAATGGGTTAAAATCTCAATGTTATCATTAACTgtcataaaaatgaaaagtcACTGGATGTTAAGGACCCTTAATTGATCATAATTTATCCAGTTTTCTTCAATCTATTTCAGTGAAATTTCCAGCTCAAAATTTTGAACAgtattttatatgtacataaatatatacttaCTAAGTTCATCTCGCTGGTACCTCCATTTATCTGGGTCAGGAACACGCTGGAGGTGTACGGAGTCTGTGAATGTTGATTTAGTGGTGCTGATTTTGTGGTTGATGTTATATCCAGGAAACATGTTCATCCTCATGAAATTTCCTAACTGTTCGTAATCTGGTTTGAGGTTCTTTTCGATGGTTGGAACTGAAACCGGTTTACGGACTCGGTATGCAGCATCTTTGTCCTCTTGCTgcttttgcatggttttctcaaCCACTTTTTCGTCACTGAGTAAAGAATCGCAGACTTTGCTTCCGAACTGATGGCGGATATTTTCTGGCAAATCCAAGGGGAGGCTTCTGCGAGAAGAACCTCTTGCAGACTGGTTCGTGTCCTCGGGTCCAAGCGGGAGCActgtttctattttttctttcttttcctttAATTTCATTGGATATTCTGAGTTTTCCCTTCTGGTTGGAAGTTCCATGTTTCTTGGACGCATGACATCTCCCATCAAGCTATAACTATGGACACTTGGCTTAGGGCCATATTTATCCCTATTGTAACTGTTTCTGTCATTGAGTCCTACTCTGTTCATTTGTTTGAGCATGTTCGAGGCTTCCATGGACATCAGCAGCTGTTGCCGGGGAGTTGGATCCCCCTCCCTCATTCCCTCGTAAACATCCATTTTAAATTTCTTGGCACTCTCCTCAGCTTCTTGTAGAGATTTTCTGGCTGATTCAACAGCAGACTTTTGCTTTTCTATCTCCTTTTTAGTTTTCTCAATGGCAATGGTTTTTCCTGTTAGTTACAAAGTAAACAGAGAAACAtaagagaattttaaaatttaatatgaaaaatatagaaacaattttttttttaagtgttgcTCAAATTTAATTCTTAATATTCAAACTTAAACTATGAAATTAAGATTTTGTTTCTtaaatacatgattgtatttttttcccttttttaatagattaaatattattattttttaatataaatgcaattgcaaatcatttttaattttatttgtttcaatCGGGTTAATCAAGTaagaatataaattaaaaaaaaaaaaaacaataatgattttaaaaaaattatgatcaaCTGAATAATTGTGACCATGCAATGTTATACTTTAGATATATATTATGTTAATTTACACCTGGAAAGAAAGGATTTATGTTATGAATAACATGTTAACACAAATGATTAGTAGAATATCACTACTACAagtataaaatgttaatatacatgctttaatgtttaaaaacactTAAGATCTGTtaaacaattcataaaaaaattgtaataaactACGGGATCTATCACAGCAGAGGGttatattatctttaaattcCAATAGATTTGAATAGATGAAATTGACAATCTGCAAAATTCAAGCTatgtaatattacattttaaaattgttcagatatttaattttgtttataaaattctgagagagagagagagagagagagagagagagagagagagagagagagagagtatgtaTGCTAGAAATGATATAACAGGCTATAAAAGAAGATGTTGATTATATAAACTTGCATATTCTGAGCATGCATATgaagaataaaataattataaattctaTATTAATTCTGATATTGATCTAGAACTGAGTAACTAATAGATATCAAATCTACAATATAATCTTGCATGCAAATTAATATGTACCTCGTACATGTATACCTTTTAAGTGATTTTTAATAAACTCAGGAACGACATAACGCTGTACATGTTTTCGACCACTTGGTATTCTCTGTGTTTTGAGGTCAATATTATTTATTGCGTCACGCTCCTCTGGATCAAAAACTTCCAGAGCTGTACCAAAGAGACTGTGTTTTGGCATTGCTtcagattttttactttttgttggTGCTGAAAGTTGCTTTATTGCAGGTAGCTGCTGTGATTCCATGGCAACTGCCATCCCTCTGTGCACACTAAACAATTGTAACATCAcacacaaaacatttaaaaccaaaaTGTTAGTGAACAGTCAACTATAGGTTAGTGCTTTGAACACTCAGTCAGACATATGACAGAGACATGGGTTTCTAAAGTGTCAAATTTTTTATCCTTAAATGGGAAAGTGTAAATATAACTAGTATGATTtgctaattttattttcaaaaaatcattttctgattaGCAAATGCATACACATGTtttatcagggacgtatatacgtcctTGGTTTTATATATAATCTAATGTATTATTTTGAAGTGATGCAATTGCAAAAGAGTACTTAGCTCAAACAGTAACAGTgataataattattcatttgcgaaaaaaaactacccccaccccccaaaaagggaccccaaaaaatataattaagtgACATGCCTAAAATGAAATGTAGCACTGAATGTGACTCTGCATATATAGTCTTTAAGCTCAAGCTAGCGCTCTCCTTCATAgcatgaatttttaaaacacttaaaTGTTTCAGAACAACGTTTCCCATTTTTTCTATTacttttattattgattttagaGTTTTTGAAATACATTGATCCAATATCCAAGActgattaaaattataacatcaagaatataaaatacatacataGAGTGTATTCACAAAGGTAATTTTAGAACGCtataaatgtcaaaaacaacaaaagataCAATAACCGCAAAAGTGATGAACTTACGTTATGAAGTATAGAAACTTTTCCCAGGAAAGGCCATGTGTAATCAATCTGTTGCTAGGGGGcgtggtaaaaaaaatcattcggCACACCTCGGCAGATTCGTACCTCATCTAACCTCGGCTGTATGACGTACGTCACCATATTGGaactacttttaaaaaaagatggcgGCGCCCATAACACCGGTAAAAACTATAGTTGAAATCGGGAAATCGGAGTTCTgtttattgtgtaaaaatgaaAGTAAGAGACTACACTGTCTAACCAAATTTAAAGCTACTAAAGAGGattatgtgaaaaaaattcagcaATTCACCGGGCAGACGTTAGAGTTATCTCTGCTCCatagtatgtgtgtgtgtgaaagTTGTGTACTTAAATGTCAAAATGCAATTGAGTTCAAGAAAATGTGTTCTGACAACATTTGTCAATTTCACTACAATGTGCAAAGGCGACAAAAACGTATGCCCAAAACACCACCATCAACTCTAAAATCAACTGTGGCAGAGCAAATTGAACATTCTGTGGAGAAACTTAAACACATCAGTTTGGAAGAGGAGAGGAAGCCcaaaaaatccaaacaaaaattgtcatttaacACTTCAGGTAAGTCAGAATCAAAGCAATTTCAATAGAATCAGAAAATCAATACATAAAAAGCATATAACAGAATCAATGCCATCAGCTTTAAATTCACTCACAGTTTTATAATTGAATCAGAAGCAGCAACTGACACACAGATAATAGAAACACCTGACCATGGATACTGTAGGCCTAAACTAGTACAGAGTAAAGAACAGGACGACAAAGTAACAATTTCTGAAATGATGGAGAGGTTCAGTGTTAATGTGTCTCAAAGTATATGTAACTCGGTTGAACAGGTTAGCAGATTTGGTAAAAGTGTATTATTTACCAAGGAAACAGGTGAACTCTGTAAGAGGAATTGGTTTAAGGACATAGCTATTGAGATGAGTGAGAAGTGCCCTGAACTTTTTCAAGTGCTGTTTTCTGCCATAGGTAGGTTATTATCTTTGGATGTCATGGGGAAAAACattcatttcatatttctttttctttttgaaatatgttttagcAGTATTTTAGTCATTGTTTCAATAACAATTAATAAAGGTGATAAGATCTCCATGGAGTCAAAACTTGCCACAATCTCAACAATCTATGGCATGATACTCCACTGTCACAATGTGAAGGCCTGTGCTGTGCAACGCATTTTTACAGCCTTGTGCATAAGATACCATGCAGATAATAAGGTATTTATTTGTTCACCTGCATATGCATTAGTTCATATTATGGCTTATTCAGCTGCTATTTAGCCGGCTGTTATTTAGCAAGTTATGCATGTTGCAATATTTGGCTGTCCAGTATAAATCCATATATGgtttattttagttttgaaattcttataattttaagtaattttgaGAATGCCTCTAAGATTGGGGTTCAAATAAGGAGATAAATTGACATCTATAACTCTCTGTTTGCATTTAATCTctattaataatgaaatttttaaaatgtatataattatatatataggaAATGATTAACCACACAATGAAAATGGATTGATCAGGCAGCTGTTGTATTTTGTTATTACTAACCTTGTTCATTCATATATATTGTTATGATAACAACCTAGATATACTCCCTGAACCAGTTTGTAAAAGGCAAGGGATTCTGATGGGAAATATGATTATGAGACCACCGTTAGCACTCACCTTGATTAAACCTTACTTCCTTTCAAGTATATTATCTGAAAATAACAATGTAATTAGAAAGTtaccattaaaattaattaaatcttcAATCATTTGTGAGGGAGAGGGGGGAAGTGTGAATGTCAGGGAGCATATGTGTAACTTATTTTGTTAtgctattttcaattttcattagtTAGTTCCTTTATAcctttgattttatgaaaactgGGATGTTTTGAAGACTACCACTGTGATGGTCTATATAGCTGTAAGTATTTCAGGAAATATGTTCTTTTATAGCATCCATGTTCAGTTAATATCATGAGCCCATTATGATATCGAAAGACACATGTTAATTTCTAAATAAGGATAAAATTGATaatgaatataatattataatatatgtatGTGAATATCATTTATTGACCAATTTCACatattggtacatgtaacaaataactAGATGAAAAGTTACCATCCcatttataaatcaaagtactgaagaactgacgggagttgattttgtcgatgtttatttattttaaaatcaatgatatgttatttgcCTGGCAAGAACATGTAGCTTcgaatttgaattacgcacatttttataatatgaatttttggactttttcgacaagaatgtcgagaaaccccaatatgaatcatgttaaataatattcaaagataaaattaattcaatccaACTATGTATCagttattgaaatatttctcgaaaattgtatggatctaattcgttcaaccaaacgctcggctgataCCGTAAATCtcccgacaagcaagagagactctgtgcttgtcggagatttacggagacagccgagcgtcgagttgaacgagactatattgaacaaaatattggcgtaggaatacatacgactacaaaaatatccgAAATGCttataccatttaaaatctgattattttcaaggtatttataaacaagtttccttgaaaaacaatgttttagcATACAATACAtggaatttatcaattattttcaagaactaagtcttgtcagcagcgatgatttgtgctgaggtccaaacactgtttcactttcggtttgtccgagtaactgcataggagagtttattaaaat
This portion of the Magallana gigas chromosome 7, xbMagGiga1.1, whole genome shotgun sequence genome encodes:
- the LOC105343268 gene encoding uncharacterized protein isoform X1, with the protein product MAVAMESQQLPAIKQLSAPTKSKKSEAMPKHSLFGTALEVFDPEERDAINNIDLKTQRIPSGRKHVQRYVVPEFIKNHLKGKTIAIEKTKKEIEKQKSAVESARKSLQEAEESAKKFKMDVYEGMREGDPTPRQQLLMSMEASNMLKQMNRVGLNDRNSYNRDKYGPKPSVHSYSLMGDVMRPRNMELPTRRENSEYPMKLKEKKEKIETVLPLGPEDTNQSARGSSRRSLPLDLPENIRHQFGSKVCDSLLSDEKVVEKTMQKQQEDKDAAYRVRKPVSVPTIEKNLKPDYEQLGNFMRMNMFPGYNINHKISTTKSTFTDSVHLQRVPDPDKWRYQRDELSTWAEFNIINERMKKSWNDYLSSQPKAEVNWSRNAAPKPKPQPDPPKPKPVKKKPAQKQENPSKPEFEEIVFKTPPITPPPDQGPVKLAPKAKKDNEFWDFYDKGGKDS
- the LOC105343268 gene encoding ciliary microtubule inner protein 4 isoform X2 translates to MAVAMESQQLPAIKQLSAPTKSKKSEAMPKHSLFGTALEVFDPEERDAINNIDLKTQRIPSGRKHVQRYVVPEFIKNHLKGKTIAIEKTKKEIEKQKSAVESARKSLQEAEESAKKFKMDVYEGMREGDPTPRQQLLMSMEASNMLKQMNRVGLNDRNSYNRDKYGPKPSVHSYSLMGDVMRPRNMELPTRRENSEYPMKLKEKKEKIETVLPLGPEDTNQSARGSSRRSLPLDLPENIRHQFGSKVCDSLLSDEKVVEKTMQKQQEDKDAAYRVRKPVSVPTIEKNLKPDYEQLGNFMRMNMFPGYNINHKISTTKSTFTDSVHLQRVPDPDKWRYQRDELSTWAEHNVINNRMKKAWQSYFDETVAKKANKA